The Phoenix dactylifera cultivar Barhee BC4 unplaced genomic scaffold, palm_55x_up_171113_PBpolish2nd_filt_p 000845F, whole genome shotgun sequence genome includes a window with the following:
- the LOC120107375 gene encoding uncharacterized protein LOC120107375 produces the protein MKATKAEMKAMALWQLAKNNPSICKSITKSRALLCFAVLLEKGSGDVRYYSTMSIMEIARIAEHNPDLRHSAFKPTSPAAKAVVDQLLRIADKGVFDDLLIPSITTLGCLSKTFRATETWIIGPLVRLLDEREAIVSREAVIALTKFVCKENFFRVEHSKAIIEAGGAKHLVQLVYFGEKLQTEALILLCYISLNVPESEDLAQAGIPAVLAWASKQGHLVQDSRVDSSLPEARGRMELYQSRGSR, from the coding sequence ATGAAGGCCACGAAGGCCGAGATGAAGGCCATGGCGCTGTGGCAGTTGGCCAAGAACAACCCTTCCATCTGCAAGAGCATCACCAAGTCCCGCGCCCTCCTCTGCTTCGCCGTCCTCCTCGAGAAGGGCTCCGGCGACGTGCGCTACTACTCTACCATGTCCATCATGGAGATCGCCCGCATCGCCGAGCACAACCCCGACCTCCGCCACTCCGCCTTCAAGCCCACCTCGCCTGCCGCCAAGGCGGTCGTCGACCAGCTCCTCCGGATCGCCGACAAGGGCGTCTTCGACGATCTTCTGATTCCCAGCATCACCACTCTCGGCTGCCTGTCGAAGACCTTCCGGGCGACGGAGACGTGGATCATCGGGCCTCTAGTGCGGCTGCTGGACGAGAGGGAAGCCATCGTGTCGAGGGAGGCGGTGATTGCCCTGACCAAGTTCGTGTGCAAGGAGAATTTCTTTCGCGTCGAGCATTCCAAGGCCATCATCGAAGCCGGAGGGGCCAAGCACCTCGTCCAGCTGGTGtattttggggagaagctccagACCGAGGCGTTGATTCTCTTGTGTTACATCTCCCTCAACGTGCCGGAGAGTGAGGATCTCGCACAGGCAGGGATCCCTGCGGTCCTCGCCTGGGCTTCGAAGCAGGGGCACTTGGTGCAGGACTCCAGGGTGGACTCCTCCTTGCCGGAGGCCAGAGGTCGGATGGAGCTCTACCAGTCAAGAGGATCTCGATGA
- the LOC103701552 gene encoding norbelladine 4'-O-methyltransferase-like gives MMSPEECQHLSILLKIMNAKKTLELGVFTGYSLLATALALPTEGKVTAIDINRSNFEIGLPFIQKAGVEDKINFIESDALSVLDKMLQEVKEDELFDFVFVDADKFNYGEYHERLLKLVKIGGVIVYDDTLWSGRVVAPVGTPHSEYDAKVIDYFLKFNKFLAADSRIEISQVSTVDGLTICMRLI, from the exons ATGATGTCTCCGGAGGAATGCCAACATCTTTCTATACTTCTAAAGATCATGAATGCAAAGAAGACACTTGAGCTTGGTGTGTTCACAGGTTATTCACTCCTTGCGACAGCACTAGCATTACCGACGGAGGGCAAG GTCACAGCAATCGACATTAACAGATCCAACTTTGAGATAGGACTGCCATTTATTCAAAAAGCGGGAGTTGAGGACAAGATTAATTTTATTGAATCAGACGCTCTCTCTGTTCTTGATAAAATGCTCCAGGAG GTAAAGGAAGATGAGTTGTTTGATTTTGTATTTGTTGATGCTGACAAGTTCAACTATGGAGAATACCATGAACGCTTGCTTAAACTCGTGAAGATTGGAGGAGTTATTGTCTATGACGATACTCTTTGGTCTGGTCGTGTGGTTGCTCCGGTGGGTACTCCTCATTCTGAGTATGATGCCAAAGTCATAGACTACTTTCTGAAGTTTAATAAGTTTTTGGCTGCTGACTCCCGGATTGAGATATCACAGGTTTCTACTGTTGATGGACTCACCATCTGTATGCGTCTTATCTAA